Proteins from one Mucilaginibacter jinjuensis genomic window:
- a CDS encoding IS630 family transposase: protein MFFLYLKWGIGRKTVTLYVTEFRKIEKFYPDKLMDFGFFMPVQTPVHRPTDRYLEFEKVLPYILREYEDHQIIATEIWKEYKLIYPEGYTQTVFKDLLIQYCLDHHINRQERVYFPEEEQIILTEWRNGNDHRRWQIAVALQDAAEYIPIDKTQAKIEVCRETLLRWYKTYKKYGLDGFKRKCCVGEAKKSAIKTKTDNLVDLLHQSPHIYHINRTSWRLEDLATIYKQVYHVSMGTHMISRYLRQRGYRYISSKTKLTSPDPLYKEKFQVIQDILANLGTKEKFFSIDEYGPFAIKMKGGRKLMKQGTRKIIPQTQKSKGYIICTAAIELSTNQVTHFYSPNKNTDEMIKLIDKLLIQYMDQDTIYLSWDAASWHTSKQLVEYIDILNSEAFQKLQRLPKIVLATLPCRAQFLNVIESVFSGLARAVIHNSDYPSVKACRQAIDLYFQSRNTYYQMNPKKAGKKIWGKELVAPVFDKANQCKPSYQS, encoded by the coding sequence TTGTTCTTCTTATACTTAAAATGGGGCATTGGCCGTAAGACGGTTACATTATATGTCACTGAGTTCAGAAAGATAGAAAAGTTTTATCCTGACAAATTGATGGACTTTGGTTTCTTTATGCCGGTACAAACCCCGGTTCACAGACCGACAGATCGTTATTTAGAATTTGAAAAAGTACTCCCCTATATACTAAGGGAGTATGAGGACCACCAGATTATTGCTACAGAAATCTGGAAGGAATACAAGCTCATTTATCCTGAAGGATACACACAAACCGTCTTTAAAGATCTTTTAATACAATATTGCCTGGATCATCATATCAACCGACAAGAGCGCGTTTATTTTCCGGAGGAAGAACAAATCATATTAACAGAATGGCGTAATGGAAATGACCATAGAAGATGGCAAATAGCCGTAGCGCTACAAGATGCAGCAGAATACATTCCTATTGATAAGACCCAGGCCAAGATCGAAGTGTGCAGGGAGACCTTGCTACGCTGGTATAAGACTTATAAAAAGTACGGTTTAGACGGATTTAAAAGAAAATGTTGCGTAGGTGAGGCAAAGAAATCAGCCATTAAAACTAAAACTGATAACCTGGTCGATCTGCTTCATCAATCACCACACATTTACCATATTAACCGCACTTCCTGGCGACTTGAAGATTTAGCTACTATTTACAAACAGGTATACCATGTTTCGATGGGAACGCATATGATCAGCAGGTATCTGAGGCAACGAGGATACCGTTATATCAGTTCCAAGACAAAACTCACCAGTCCCGACCCTTTGTACAAGGAAAAGTTCCAAGTCATTCAGGACATTCTTGCAAATCTTGGAACAAAAGAAAAGTTCTTCTCCATCGATGAATACGGGCCTTTTGCTATAAAAATGAAAGGAGGCCGAAAATTAATGAAACAAGGGACACGTAAAATCATCCCTCAAACTCAGAAAAGTAAGGGCTATATCATTTGCACAGCCGCAATAGAACTTTCCACTAACCAGGTGACGCACTTTTATTCACCCAACAAGAATACGGATGAAATGATTAAGCTCATCGATAAGCTATTAATTCAGTATATGGATCAAGATACTATTTATCTGTCCTGGGATGCTGCTAGTTGGCATACGTCGAAGCAACTTGTTGAGTATATTGATATACTCAACAGCGAAGCATTTCAAAAATTACAACGTTTGCCAAAGATCGTACTGGCAACATTACCCTGTCGTGCACAATTTTTAAATGTGATTGAATCGGTATTTAGTGGCCTTGCCCGCGCGGTCATACATAATAGCGATTATCCATCTGTAAAAGCCTGCAGACAAGCTATCGACCTTTATTTTCAAAGCAGGAACACCTATTACCAAATGAACCCCAAAAAGGCAGGCAAGAAAATATGGGGAAAAGAATTGGTTGCTCCGGTATTTGATAAGGCTAATCAATGTAAGCCCAGCTATCAAAGTTGA
- a CDS encoding glycosidase: MTEQFNLRLSQLTQAWQQLVEKPNHKVELGNGIYDRYANPVITAAHAPVFWRYDLDPETNPYLMERFGINAAFNAGAMKWNGKYVMAVRTEGLDRKSFFAIAESPNGIDNFQFWDYPVNLPETEDPDTNVYDMRLTQHEDGWIYGLFCTERRDPAAPLHDQSMAVAACGIARTKDLINWERLPDLKTSSAQQRNVVLHPEFVEGKYAMYTRPQDSFIEAGTGGGIGFGLAESMENAEIGEEKIIDTKQYHTVYEAKNGQGPAPIKTPEGWLHLAHGVRNTAAGLRYVLYMFMTDLHDLTKVIYKPAGYFIAPEGEERVGDVSNVTFSNGWILDDDGKVFIYYASSDTRMHVATSTVDKLVDYVKNTPADGLRSAASVQTLYSIIDKNKKLNK; the protein is encoded by the coding sequence ATGACAGAACAATTCAACCTGCGCTTATCACAATTAACACAAGCCTGGCAGCAACTGGTAGAGAAACCTAATCACAAAGTTGAGCTCGGTAATGGTATTTACGACCGTTATGCAAACCCGGTTATCACAGCGGCGCATGCACCTGTTTTCTGGCGTTATGATCTCGATCCCGAAACTAATCCGTACCTGATGGAGCGTTTCGGTATCAATGCTGCTTTTAATGCCGGTGCTATGAAGTGGAACGGTAAATATGTGATGGCTGTGCGTACCGAAGGGCTCGACCGTAAATCATTTTTTGCGATTGCCGAAAGCCCTAACGGGATAGATAATTTCCAATTCTGGGATTATCCTGTCAATCTGCCCGAAACAGAAGACCCGGATACCAACGTTTATGATATGCGCTTAACCCAGCACGAGGATGGTTGGATTTATGGCTTGTTCTGTACCGAGCGCCGCGACCCGGCTGCTCCGCTTCACGATCAATCAATGGCTGTTGCTGCCTGTGGCATTGCGCGAACTAAAGATTTGATTAATTGGGAGCGTTTGCCTGACTTGAAAACATCATCGGCACAGCAACGTAATGTGGTATTACACCCTGAGTTTGTAGAAGGTAAGTATGCCATGTACACCCGACCGCAGGATAGTTTTATTGAAGCCGGTACCGGTGGCGGTATAGGTTTCGGTTTGGCCGAGAGTATGGAAAATGCCGAAATAGGCGAGGAGAAGATCATCGATACCAAACAATATCATACCGTTTACGAAGCCAAAAACGGACAAGGTCCTGCACCGATAAAAACCCCGGAAGGTTGGTTACACCTGGCGCATGGTGTGCGTAATACTGCGGCCGGTTTACGTTATGTGTTATATATGTTTATGACGGATCTGCACGATCTCACCAAAGTAATTTACAAACCGGCAGGTTATTTTATTGCTCCTGAAGGCGAAGAACGCGTGGGTGATGTATCGAACGTAACCTTCAGTAATGGTTGGATTTTGGATGATGATGGCAAGGTGTTTATCTACTATGCATCGTCAGATACCCGCATGCACGTGGCTACCAGTACGGTTGATAAGCTGGTTGACTATGTGAAAAACACACCTGCAGATGGCCTGCGTTCGGCTGCATCTGTGCAGACTTTGTATAGCATCATCGATAAAAATAAAAAATTAAATAAGTAG
- a CDS encoding AraC family transcriptional regulator translates to MTGNVMREITPLTPSDCFTIFSRTKQKFDFPLHYHEEYELNLILNAKGAKRVVGGHIDVIEEVELVLIGPNLYHAWFTHQCESEAITEVTIQFHKDLFDDRFLKRNQLNFVRNMLDHSQRGVLFSPETIALLKDRILSLDKKSGFDSVLELLSILHDLSVSRNFKTLSDLSFSNDRFQYNSRRIERVFEYMNNNYNRQVTLAEVSKLANMPEASFSRFIKKRTGKTFIDTLNEIRLGHAARMLIDTTNTIAEIAYKCGFNNISNFNRIFKRKKFCIPKEFRETYAGNRVFI, encoded by the coding sequence ATGACAGGGAATGTGATGCGCGAGATCACTCCGCTTACTCCAAGTGATTGTTTTACCATTTTTTCGAGAACGAAGCAAAAGTTCGACTTTCCGCTCCATTACCACGAGGAGTACGAACTTAACCTGATATTAAATGCTAAAGGTGCCAAACGTGTAGTAGGCGGCCATATTGATGTTATTGAGGAAGTAGAACTAGTGCTCATTGGCCCTAATTTATACCATGCCTGGTTTACCCATCAGTGCGAGAGCGAAGCCATTACCGAGGTTACCATCCAGTTTCATAAAGACCTTTTCGATGACCGTTTCCTGAAACGGAACCAACTGAATTTTGTCCGAAACATGCTCGATCATTCGCAGCGCGGTGTGCTTTTTTCGCCGGAAACCATCGCTTTGTTGAAAGATAGGATCCTTTCATTGGATAAAAAAAGTGGCTTTGATTCTGTGTTAGAGCTACTTTCTATTTTACATGATCTTTCTGTTTCGCGCAACTTTAAAACCCTGTCTGATCTTAGTTTTTCTAACGATCGTTTCCAGTACAATAGCCGTAGGATTGAGCGCGTGTTTGAATACATGAACAATAATTACAACCGCCAGGTAACCCTGGCCGAGGTATCTAAGCTGGCTAATATGCCCGAAGCATCGTTTAGCCGCTTCATTAAAAAGCGTACTGGTAAAACGTTTATTGATACCCTGAATGAGATCCGTTTGGGTCACGCAGCGCGTATGCTCATTGATACAACTAACACCATTGCCGAAATTGCGTACAAGTGCGGCTTCAATAATATCTCTAATTTTAACCGCATATTTAAGCGTAAAAAATTCTGTATCCCTAAAGAGTTCAGGGAAACCTATGCAGGTAACCGGGTATTTATTTAG
- a CDS encoding sodium:solute symporter family protein: MKLSLLDAFIIIIYLISTIFIGLWYRKKATQNKDSYMLGGRTLPWYKLGLSDASDMFDISGTMWMVSLCFAYGMKSIWIPWLWPVFNQIFLMMYLSRWLRRSNAGTGAEWLETRFGKTGPSVGNSHKVVIAFALLSCLGYLAYGFIGLGKFIEIFVPWDAVKAYVPFNVPPQYVAHFYGIIFTLFAMFYSILGGMHSIVLGDVIKYCIMTVACIWVAIIAIIRLQGHHLNVPDGWYSPFFGWKLGMNWTGIISDVNQKIKSDGYSLFGIFFMMITFKGIFAALAGPAPNYDMQKILSTRSPEEASKMSGFVNVILLPIRYSLIIGLTVLALLYYNQMNLKDANGTIDFERILPAVINNFLPVGLVGLLLTGLLGAFMGTFSGTLNAAQAYIVNDIYLKYIDPTASTKKIISMNYLVGIVVVIIGVFLGFFAKDVNAVLLWIVSALYGGYVASNVLKWHWWRFNASGFFWGMLTGILTALVFSKLIDDAQLLYWFPVLFALSLAGSIIGTYIAPPTDMEVLKSFYSNVRPWGFWGPVHDAVMAEDPNFQRNKNFKLNMFNVVLGTIAQLCFTILPMYLVLMQKMALAITVGILAVIAAILKKTWWNKLSDY; this comes from the coding sequence ATGAAACTATCGTTACTGGACGCTTTTATTATTATCATTTACCTTATATCAACCATTTTTATTGGTTTATGGTACCGTAAAAAGGCGACCCAGAATAAGGATAGCTACATGTTGGGCGGCCGTACATTGCCCTGGTATAAGCTGGGCTTAAGTGATGCCTCGGATATGTTCGATATCAGCGGTACCATGTGGATGGTGAGCCTCTGCTTTGCTTACGGCATGAAAAGCATCTGGATACCCTGGCTTTGGCCGGTGTTTAACCAGATCTTTTTAATGATGTACCTTTCGCGCTGGCTACGCCGCTCTAACGCCGGTACCGGTGCCGAATGGCTGGAAACACGTTTTGGCAAAACTGGACCCAGCGTTGGCAATTCGCACAAAGTAGTTATCGCTTTTGCGCTGTTAAGCTGCCTGGGTTATCTCGCTTACGGCTTTATCGGTCTGGGTAAATTCATCGAAATTTTTGTGCCCTGGGATGCTGTGAAAGCTTACGTTCCCTTTAATGTTCCTCCTCAATATGTTGCCCATTTCTACGGTATTATATTCACCCTGTTTGCCATGTTCTACTCTATTTTGGGTGGGATGCATAGTATTGTACTGGGCGATGTGATCAAATATTGCATCATGACGGTGGCCTGTATCTGGGTGGCCATTATTGCTATTATCCGTTTACAAGGTCATCATCTGAATGTACCCGATGGCTGGTATAGTCCATTTTTCGGCTGGAAACTAGGCATGAACTGGACTGGTATCATTAGTGATGTAAACCAGAAGATAAAGAGCGATGGCTACTCGCTGTTCGGCATCTTTTTTATGATGATCACTTTCAAAGGTATCTTCGCTGCCTTGGCCGGGCCTGCACCTAACTATGATATGCAGAAGATCCTCTCCACCCGCTCTCCCGAAGAAGCCAGTAAGATGAGTGGTTTTGTAAATGTGATTTTGCTACCCATTCGTTATTCGCTTATCATTGGTTTAACCGTTTTGGCGTTGCTGTACTATAACCAGATGAACCTGAAAGATGCTAACGGCACTATCGATTTTGAACGGATTTTGCCTGCGGTAATCAATAACTTTTTACCGGTTGGCTTGGTAGGTTTGCTGCTTACCGGGTTGCTGGGGGCATTTATGGGTACTTTTAGCGGTACGTTAAATGCAGCGCAGGCTTATATCGTAAACGACATATACCTTAAATATATCGATCCAACGGCATCAACCAAAAAGATCATTTCCATGAACTATCTGGTAGGTATTGTGGTGGTGATCATCGGCGTGTTCCTCGGCTTTTTTGCCAAGGATGTAAATGCTGTTTTGTTGTGGATCGTGTCTGCCCTATACGGCGGTTACGTAGCATCTAACGTGCTGAAATGGCATTGGTGGCGCTTTAATGCAAGCGGTTTCTTTTGGGGGATGCTTACCGGGATATTAACCGCCCTGGTTTTCTCAAAACTTATTGATGATGCACAATTACTTTACTGGTTCCCGGTGTTGTTTGCCTTATCGCTGGCGGGTTCAATTATCGGTACTTATATCGCGCCGCCTACAGATATGGAGGTGCTTAAATCTTTCTACTCCAATGTGCGCCCATGGGGTTTCTGGGGGCCGGTGCATGATGCTGTAATGGCCGAAGATCCCAATTTTCAACGGAATAAAAACTTCAAGCTTAATATGTTTAACGTGGTTTTGGGCACTATAGCGCAACTCTGCTTTACCATTTTACCTATGTACCTGGTGCTGATGCAAAAAATGGCATTAGCTATTACGGTGGGTATTTTGGCGGTAATTGCGGCTATCCTCAAAAAAACATGGTGGAACAAACTGAGCGATTATTAA
- a CDS encoding type IV secretory system conjugative DNA transfer family protein: MKISDPEQPSILILANDPNTQNINAACYSVVLNRLTRLVNTKGNSPTGLIIDEVPTLYVHRVENLVATARSNQVAVLMGLQELPQFQQQYGKDTASTIAAVVGNILSGSVRNKETLDWLERLCGKIKQPSESLSIDRNKTSASLSEKIEPLIPAGKIASLKAGELIGVLATDAVTNFNGQFETTAVNCKVNLDLENIRKEEAVYPDLPIYYDFNHRKAEILQDNFLKINWEVQQLVKSFKKTVDVPAIPMNKGSMRAGFKN, translated from the coding sequence TTGAAGATCAGCGACCCTGAACAACCTTCTATCCTTATACTGGCTAATGATCCAAACACCCAAAACATTAATGCTGCCTGCTATTCTGTAGTTTTAAACCGCCTCACACGTCTGGTAAATACCAAGGGGAATTCACCTACAGGCCTAATTATCGACGAAGTACCTACGCTCTATGTTCACCGCGTGGAGAACCTGGTCGCTACGGCAAGAAGTAATCAGGTTGCCGTGCTGATGGGACTTCAGGAATTGCCGCAGTTCCAGCAGCAATATGGAAAGGATACCGCCAGTACAATCGCAGCGGTGGTTGGGAATATCCTCTCAGGATCCGTCCGGAATAAGGAGACACTCGACTGGCTGGAACGGCTATGCGGCAAGATTAAACAACCCAGTGAGAGTTTGTCGATTGACCGGAATAAGACTTCAGCTTCCCTGAGCGAGAAAATAGAACCCCTGATCCCTGCTGGTAAAATCGCTTCGCTGAAAGCGGGGGAACTCATTGGCGTATTGGCGACAGACGCCGTGACGAATTTTAACGGACAATTTGAAACGACCGCGGTGAATTGCAAAGTTAACCTTGATCTGGAAAATATCCGGAAAGAGGAAGCAGTCTACCCGGACCTGCCAATATACTATGACTTCAACCACAGGAAGGCCGAAATCTTACAGGATAACTTTCTTAAAATTAACTGGGAAGTCCAGCAATTGGTTAAAAGTTTTAAGAAAACAGTCGACGTACCTGCTATACCAATGAATAAAGGTTCAATGCGCGCAGGTTTTAAAAATTAA
- a CDS encoding AGE family epimerase/isomerase — protein MTTDLSAALQTYKDELNTELIRIMDYWSRYTVDDTNGGFFGKIDQHNNIAPNAPKGSVLNARILWSFSAAYNQDQTPYYLDLAQRAYEYIVDHFIDHEHGGVYWTVDYQGKPLDTKKQVYAIAFTIYGLSEYYIASKDEHVKNLAIRLYHLLVEKSFDAEHTGYFEAFDREWKPIADLRLSAKDANEKKTMNTHLHVLEGYANLYRIWPDSGLRKQILTLLYDFIDHFIDTRKHTLNLFFDENWKLRSDLVSYGHDIEAAWLVLRAAEIIGDEELVSKLQAIAVDIAKTTEKGLDKDGGMWYEYEPAKDHLIKEKHWWVQAEAMIGYLNAYQISNDEKFAQLSLNNWNFVKDKILDEKNGEWHWGVNQHGQVMPDEDKAGLWKCPYHNTRACIEIINRINSIA, from the coding sequence ATGACAACTGATTTATCCGCAGCGCTGCAGACTTATAAAGATGAACTGAATACTGAACTGATCCGCATAATGGATTACTGGTCGAGATATACGGTTGATGATACTAATGGCGGTTTCTTTGGCAAGATAGATCAGCATAATAACATCGCACCGAATGCGCCTAAAGGCTCTGTGTTGAATGCACGTATTTTATGGTCGTTCTCTGCTGCTTACAATCAGGACCAAACACCTTATTATTTAGACCTGGCGCAACGGGCTTATGAATATATTGTAGATCATTTTATCGATCACGAACACGGTGGTGTTTACTGGACGGTTGATTACCAGGGTAAGCCTTTAGATACCAAAAAGCAGGTTTATGCCATCGCTTTCACTATTTATGGTTTAAGCGAATATTATATCGCATCGAAAGATGAGCATGTAAAGAATTTGGCAATCAGGCTCTACCATCTATTAGTTGAGAAAAGTTTTGATGCCGAACATACCGGCTATTTTGAAGCTTTCGACCGTGAATGGAAGCCCATTGCAGATTTGAGATTGAGCGCTAAAGATGCCAATGAGAAAAAGACCATGAACACGCATTTACATGTACTGGAAGGTTATGCCAACCTGTACCGCATTTGGCCCGATAGTGGTTTACGTAAACAGATCCTCACTTTACTTTACGATTTTATAGATCATTTCATCGACACTCGAAAACACACGCTCAATTTGTTTTTTGATGAAAACTGGAAATTACGGTCAGACCTGGTTTCTTACGGTCATGATATAGAAGCTGCATGGCTCGTTCTGCGCGCAGCAGAAATTATTGGGGATGAAGAACTGGTTTCTAAACTGCAAGCCATTGCTGTTGATATTGCAAAAACCACCGAAAAAGGCCTGGATAAAGATGGTGGTATGTGGTATGAGTATGAACCGGCAAAAGATCACCTCATTAAAGAAAAGCACTGGTGGGTGCAGGCAGAGGCCATGATAGGCTATCTCAATGCTTACCAGATCAGCAATGATGAAAAGTTTGCACAATTATCCCTAAATAATTGGAACTTCGTTAAAGACAAGATTTTGGACGAGAAGAATGGCGAATGGCACTGGGGCGTAAACCAACACGGCCAGGTAATGCCTGATGAAGATAAAGCAGGTTTGTGGAAATGCCCGTACCATAATACCCGCGCCTGTATTGAAATTATAAACCGAATTAATAGTATTGCTTAA
- a CDS encoding glycoside hydrolase family 27 protein yields the protein MKFNHLKSLVLFFAASFITVNITVAQDAAAPVKVIRQAEADNSQLALTPPMGFNTWNTFQTNINEQMLKEMVDTYVSSGMRDAGYRYFVLDDGWMTMDRDANGDLVADPKKFPHGMKAFADYVHSKGLKFGIYNCAGDRTCAGYPGTRGHEYQDAHLYASWDVDYLKYDWCNTDSLNAREAYITMSKALKATGRPIVFSLCEWGNHQPWLWGKGVGQLWRSTGDICNQFDKDKNIGAWTALSVMTILDKQDKIRQYAGPGHWNDPDMLEVGNGMSVSEDRAHFSLWCMLAAPLMAGNDLRKMSPQTHEILTNKEAIAVDQDSLGIQGFRFYAFDGLEMWVKPLSKQDVAICFLNRSTHPQNIDYTWEAHVLQDAVSHLNINFTEGEYKVRDLWAKKDLGTTKKAFKQTIASHDVVMLRLHKGN from the coding sequence ATGAAGTTTAACCACCTAAAAAGCCTGGTTCTTTTTTTTGCGGCCAGTTTTATAACTGTTAATATTACAGTTGCGCAAGACGCCGCCGCGCCTGTAAAAGTTATAAGGCAGGCAGAGGCCGATAACAGCCAGCTGGCATTAACCCCGCCAATGGGCTTTAATACCTGGAATACTTTCCAAACCAATATTAATGAGCAGATGCTGAAGGAAATGGTGGATACCTACGTATCATCGGGCATGCGCGATGCGGGTTACCGTTACTTTGTACTGGATGATGGTTGGATGACCATGGACCGTGATGCCAACGGTGATTTGGTGGCCGACCCCAAAAAGTTCCCTCATGGCATGAAGGCTTTTGCCGATTATGTGCATTCAAAAGGCTTAAAGTTTGGGATTTACAACTGTGCAGGCGACCGTACCTGCGCCGGTTACCCGGGTACACGTGGTCATGAGTATCAGGATGCACACTTATATGCCTCATGGGATGTTGATTACCTGAAATACGACTGGTGTAATACCGATAGCCTGAATGCCCGCGAAGCTTATATTACCATGAGTAAAGCTTTAAAGGCAACCGGCAGACCAATTGTGTTTAGCCTTTGTGAGTGGGGCAACCACCAACCCTGGTTATGGGGTAAAGGTGTTGGCCAGCTTTGGCGCAGTACCGGTGATATTTGCAACCAGTTTGATAAAGATAAAAACATTGGCGCCTGGACGGCTTTAAGTGTGATGACGATTTTGGATAAACAGGATAAAATTCGCCAGTATGCAGGCCCCGGTCACTGGAATGATCCCGATATGCTGGAGGTTGGTAATGGCATGAGCGTAAGCGAAGACCGTGCGCATTTCTCGTTATGGTGTATGTTGGCTGCCCCGTTAATGGCAGGTAATGATCTGCGTAAAATGTCGCCGCAAACGCATGAAATCTTGACTAACAAAGAAGCTATTGCTGTAGATCAGGACTCGTTAGGCATCCAGGGATTTAGGTTTTATGCCTTTGATGGTTTAGAAATGTGGGTGAAGCCATTAAGTAAACAAGATGTAGCTATATGCTTTTTGAATCGCAGCACGCACCCACAAAATATAGATTATACCTGGGAGGCACATGTGTTGCAGGATGCTGTTTCGCACTTAAACATCAATTTTACTGAAGGGGAATATAAGGTTCGTGACCTATGGGCTAAGAAAGATTTAGGCACCACTAAAAAAGCATTTAAACAAACCATAGCATCGCATGATGTGGTGATGCTACGTTTGCATAAAGGAAACTAA
- a CDS encoding GIN domain-containing protein: protein MKIKILSLITMLIVLGSTSKTFANNNATLLKEKAAISKIEVRGNVELYISDAPSDQIKVYNKYYSESALVQSQNGVLRIASYTNEKLIVWVSSSDLRSVSAYDNSVVKSFGHLSKIEFNVDLHNQAEANLNLDTYAATLTVKDNAKVSMSGSTQDLNLHYDNQTNVIRNAFIVQHLYEARPSFTAAVESNNILSM from the coding sequence ATGAAAATCAAAATTTTATCCTTAATCACAATGCTTATTGTGTTAGGATCAACCTCAAAAACCTTTGCAAACAATAACGCTACGCTATTAAAAGAAAAAGCTGCCATCAGTAAAATTGAAGTTCGCGGTAATGTGGAACTTTATATCTCAGATGCACCGTCAGACCAGATTAAAGTTTACAACAAATATTATTCTGAAAGCGCATTGGTACAAAGCCAAAATGGTGTATTACGTATTGCCTCATACACTAACGAAAAACTAATTGTATGGGTAAGTTCTTCAGATCTGCGTTCGGTTTCTGCTTATGATAATTCGGTTGTAAAGTCATTTGGTCATCTTTCAAAAATCGAATTCAATGTTGATCTGCATAATCAGGCAGAAGCTAACCTGAACTTAGATACCTATGCAGCTACTTTAACTGTAAAGGATAATGCTAAGGTAAGCATGAGCGGATCTACACAAGATTTAAACCTGCATTATGACAATCAAACTAACGTAATAAGAAATGCTTTTATAGTACAACATTTGTACGAAGCCCGCCCTTCATTTACAGCCGCTGTAGAGAGCAACAATATTTTAAGCATGTAA
- a CDS encoding ArdC family protein: MPINEHGRAPAKALHTLVAEKLIAQLKNGTAPWLKPWRAGDPDSFQLPYNAVTGNRYKGINTLSLLTSDYTDPRWVTFKQAAAVGWQVKKGAQGTQIQFVKFKDFITKRDETGRPVLNEASEPVQMLAALPRPIITNAWVFNAAQISGIPPLLQVLPKSPEWDPHHRAESLIQQSGAQIEHTAGDRAVYNPVRDHITMPMRHQFDTADQYYATLLHELGHWTGHPTRLDRSLFNQYGTPGYAREELRAEIASLLIGRELHIGHDPGQHASYINSWISLLENSPFEIHAAAADAEKILNYLVGMERKMDLNLTQDQTGTLGPNPGKQKSTHFSNGEKILYNNVVYRVLSHLKRARYLLENENTGTSFVLSKSDGLYQSLVAAKSAPVHAIITPDKSSEILPARNSAVR; encoded by the coding sequence ATGCCCATTAATGAACATGGCAGAGCGCCTGCCAAAGCATTGCATACACTGGTTGCCGAAAAACTTATTGCGCAGTTAAAAAACGGCACGGCACCTTGGCTTAAGCCCTGGCGGGCCGGAGATCCGGATTCCTTCCAGCTTCCTTATAATGCAGTGACCGGCAACCGCTATAAAGGTATCAATACCCTGTCGCTGCTGACGTCCGACTATACTGATCCGAGGTGGGTTACTTTTAAGCAAGCTGCTGCTGTGGGATGGCAGGTAAAAAAGGGAGCTCAGGGTACACAGATTCAATTCGTGAAGTTTAAGGATTTTATAACAAAACGCGATGAAACCGGAAGGCCTGTTTTAAACGAAGCCTCGGAACCAGTACAAATGCTTGCCGCACTTCCGCGGCCGATCATTACTAACGCCTGGGTATTCAATGCTGCTCAAATATCCGGGATCCCTCCTCTTTTGCAGGTTCTGCCTAAATCACCGGAATGGGATCCTCATCATCGCGCTGAGTCTCTGATCCAACAATCAGGTGCACAAATTGAGCACACAGCTGGGGATCGTGCCGTTTATAACCCGGTCCGGGATCATATTACCATGCCTATGCGGCATCAGTTTGATACTGCGGACCAGTATTATGCCACGCTCTTACATGAACTCGGTCACTGGACCGGTCATCCAACCCGGCTGGACAGAAGCCTTTTTAACCAGTATGGCACGCCCGGGTACGCACGTGAAGAGCTTCGCGCAGAAATCGCCTCCTTGCTCATCGGAAGGGAACTGCATATCGGGCATGATCCTGGCCAGCACGCTTCCTATATCAACAGCTGGATCAGCTTACTGGAAAATTCCCCTTTTGAAATCCACGCTGCGGCAGCCGATGCGGAAAAAATTCTAAATTATCTGGTTGGCATGGAAAGAAAAATGGACTTAAATTTAACGCAGGATCAGACCGGTACATTAGGTCCCAACCCTGGAAAGCAAAAGAGTACTCACTTTTCAAACGGAGAAAAGATCCTTTATAATAACGTTGTATACCGGGTATTAAGCCATTTAAAAAGGGCCCGCTATCTCCTAGAAAATGAAAACACGGGCACGTCCTTCGTCCTTTCAAAAAGTGATGGTCTATACCAATCGTTAGTTGCCGCAAAATCAGCCCCCGTCCATGCAATTATTACCCCGGACAAATCATCTGAAATTCTCCCGGCCCGAAATTCAGCTGTCAGATAA